In a genomic window of Nodosilinea sp. E11:
- a CDS encoding fasciclin domain-containing protein, giving the protein MTPNTLRIALGLLLFGAAPVAITAFPQQAISDSHSPAVEQPAEMEQPVEEDMEPAAEAEQPATAELSIAEIAASGEDFTILTAAIEAAGLTEVLNNSDLSVTVFAPTDAAFEALPEGTLEALLLPENRDQLTQLLTYHVVDGEVRSTDLADGEVETISGSPVMVMVGDEAVTINEANVVMADIEASNGVIHVIDAVLMPL; this is encoded by the coding sequence ATGACTCCGAACACTCTTCGCATCGCCCTGGGTCTGCTGCTGTTTGGTGCTGCCCCCGTCGCGATCACGGCCTTTCCTCAGCAGGCGATCTCTGACAGCCATAGTCCTGCGGTAGAGCAGCCCGCCGAGATGGAGCAGCCGGTTGAGGAAGATATGGAGCCAGCAGCCGAGGCTGAACAACCCGCTACTGCTGAGCTATCGATCGCTGAAATTGCCGCCAGTGGCGAAGATTTTACAATTCTGACCGCTGCTATTGAAGCGGCAGGCCTAACGGAGGTGCTCAACAATAGCGACCTCTCAGTGACGGTATTTGCTCCCACTGACGCAGCTTTTGAAGCCCTGCCGGAAGGTACCCTTGAGGCGCTGCTGCTGCCCGAGAACCGCGACCAACTCACCCAGTTGCTTACCTACCATGTAGTCGATGGTGAAGTGCGTTCCACCGACTTGGCTGATGGAGAAGTCGAAACCATCTCTGGATCACCTGTGATGGTCATGGTGGGGGATGAGGCTGTGACCATTAACGAAGCCAATGTGGTGATGGCTGATATTGAAGCCAGCAACGGTGTCATCCATGTGATTGACGCGGTGCTGATGCCGCTTTAG
- a CDS encoding response regulator transcription factor, whose amino-acid sequence MKDSTPGDQKQLLLIDDDPNLILLVKDYLEFRGYEVKTAGNGREALEVLEQITPDMIICDVMMPEMDGHAFVRHVRESPSTEWIPILFLSAKGQSQDRVKGLNTGADVYMVKPFEPEELVAQVESSLKQASRLIKQQIKGGSSPAIQVPFDVELTPTELRVVQFVARGMANREIANELQVSQRTIESHVSNMLGKTGLNNRTELARWAIENNKA is encoded by the coding sequence ATGAAGGATTCAACCCCAGGCGACCAAAAGCAGCTTCTGCTAATTGACGACGATCCCAACTTGATTTTGCTGGTCAAGGACTATCTTGAGTTCCGTGGCTACGAGGTCAAGACAGCGGGCAATGGTCGAGAAGCCCTGGAAGTGCTTGAGCAGATTACCCCAGATATGATTATCTGCGATGTGATGATGCCTGAGATGGATGGTCATGCCTTCGTGCGTCACGTGCGGGAAAGCCCTTCCACCGAGTGGATCCCAATTTTATTTCTCTCGGCCAAAGGTCAGAGCCAAGACCGGGTCAAGGGTTTAAACACCGGGGCCGACGTCTATATGGTCAAGCCCTTCGAGCCTGAAGAACTCGTTGCCCAGGTTGAATCTTCGCTCAAACAAGCGTCTCGGCTGATTAAACAGCAGATTAAAGGGGGTAGCAGCCCAGCCATTCAGGTCCCCTTTGACGTCGAGCTTACCCCCACCGAGCTGCGGGTGGTACAGTTTGTGGCCCGAGGCATGGCTAACCGCGAAATTGCCAACGAGCTCCAGGTGAGTCAGCGCACCATTGAGAGCCACGTCAGCAATATGCTGGGCAAAACCGGCCTCAATAACCGTACTGAGCTTGCTCGCTGGGCGATCGAAAATAACAAGGCTTAG
- the cofG gene encoding 7,8-didemethyl-8-hydroxy-5-deazariboflavin synthase subunit CofG: MATYSRAYTLVPTYECFNRCTYCNFRAEPGESPWLSLEAVDQLLPHLRQKQVCEVLVLSGEVAPHSPRRDAWFRHIYRICELAIEAGLLPHTNAGPLSRSEMEHLQQVNVSMGLMVEQVSPKLLYTVHRHAPSKRPAVRLQQLEWAGELGISFTTGLLLGLGETETDWVDSLRAIAASHARHGHIQEVILQPHSPGQRQAQPGMALAEAALIKAVQLAKTYLPSDIAVQIPPNLVSDAGLVACLEQGASDLGGISPVDEVNPDYDHPTPASLAAAIAPAGWQLQPRLPVYPQYDSWLPASLKPLVNTWRQQLSENSYDHRIIV; the protein is encoded by the coding sequence GTGGCAACCTACAGTCGCGCCTACACCCTGGTACCCACCTACGAATGCTTTAACCGCTGCACCTATTGCAACTTTCGTGCCGAGCCTGGGGAGTCTCCCTGGCTCAGCCTAGAGGCTGTTGACCAGCTGTTACCTCACCTGCGCCAGAAACAAGTATGTGAGGTGCTGGTTTTGAGCGGCGAGGTAGCCCCCCACAGCCCTCGGCGGGATGCCTGGTTTCGTCACATCTATCGCATCTGTGAGTTGGCTATAGAGGCGGGGTTACTGCCCCATACCAACGCTGGCCCCCTCAGCCGCAGCGAAATGGAGCACCTTCAGCAGGTCAATGTTTCCATGGGTCTGATGGTGGAGCAGGTTTCTCCAAAACTGCTCTATACCGTACACCGCCACGCCCCCAGCAAGCGCCCAGCCGTGCGGCTACAGCAGCTCGAGTGGGCCGGTGAGTTGGGCATTTCGTTCACGACGGGGTTGCTGCTGGGCCTCGGCGAAACGGAGACTGATTGGGTCGATTCGCTGCGGGCGATCGCCGCTAGCCATGCCCGCCACGGCCACATTCAAGAAGTAATTTTACAACCCCACAGCCCCGGACAGCGCCAGGCTCAACCCGGTATGGCTCTAGCCGAAGCCGCTCTAATCAAGGCGGTGCAGTTGGCTAAGACCTACCTGCCATCCGATATAGCGGTGCAAATTCCACCCAATTTAGTGAGTGATGCGGGCCTGGTGGCCTGCCTAGAGCAGGGAGCTAGCGATCTAGGCGGCATCAGCCCGGTCGATGAAGTGAACCCCGACTACGATCACCCTACCCCAGCTTCGCTGGCGGCGGCGATCGCCCCTGCGGGTTGGCAGCTCCAGCCCCGGCTACCCGTGTACCCGCAGTACGATAGTTGGCTACCAGCGTCACTAAAACCCTTAGTCAACACTTGGCGTCAACAGTTGAGCGAAAATTCTTACGACCACAGAATTATCGTTTAG
- a CDS encoding DNA-directed RNA polymerase subunit beta' produces MAEQGAPQNSLIFRNRIIDKKQLKKLISWSFTHHGTARTSQMADRIKELGFKYATRAGVSISVEDLQVPQEKRQMLAAAEEDIRITEERYTRGEITEVERLTKVIDTWNDTSEELKDQVVKNFKENNPLNSVYMMAFSGARGNISQVRQLVGMRGLMANPQGEIIDLPIKTNFREGLTVTEYVISSYGARKGLVDTALRTADSGYLTRRLVDVSQDVIIREHDCGTTRGIPLRSMTDGERVLIPLENRLLGRVVAEDVVHPQTGEVLLEKDHPVSPETAEMLAEAGVEDVVVRSPLTCEATRSVCRLCYGWSLAHSEMVDLGEAVGIIAAQSIGEPGTQMTMRTFHTGGTFTGEVAPRIRASKDGTVKLPKNLKTRAFRTRYGEDALMLESNADVTIEGTGKNKTESLPQGTILFVNEGETVQKEQLLAELPSAGRTRKVTEKATKDVTSDLAGEVKFAGLVQEEKTDRQGNTTRLAQRGGLLWVLAGDVYNLPPSAEPVVRNGDYVNADDTLAETKLTTERGGMVRLPEADDEKGTREVEIITASVMLDQAQVRKEQGQGREHYFIETAHGQRFSLIATPGAKVTSGQVIAELEDDRFHTQTGGIVKFSGVDVAKKGKGKQGYEVVQGGTLLWIPEEAHEVNKDISLLMVEDGQYLEAGTEVVKDIFCQNSGVVEVTQKNDILREILVKPGDIHMVDAPEDVMDRDGTLVNAGEEVMPGLVADALRYVEYVETPDGPALLLRPVEEYVVPNEPAVPSQDSAADATGSIKLRAIQRIPFKDGERVKSVVGVELLRTQLVLDIEDESPHVVADIELVPDDDDTDLMRLQMVVLETQVIRRDVVADQTQGSTVTRLLVEDGQQIEPGAVVARTEIRCKEAGEVRGIREGQEAIRRVLVVRETDRMKVDLQGKEPTVQVGDLVVANTDLAPGLSHEESGEVTAIEGGEISLRLARPYRVSTGAVLHIEDGDLVQRGDNLVLLVFERAKTGDIIQGLPRIEELLEARKPKEACVLAERPGNAQVVYSDDETVEVKIIEDDGVVTEYPVSPGQNVIVSDGQRVSTAEHLTDGPANPHQILEVFFKYNLSLGQGIHDAALGALQKVQSFLVNEVQSVYQSQGIDISDKHTEVIVRQMSSKCRIDDGGDTTMLPGELVEIYQVEQVNEAMAITGGAPAEYTPVLLGITKASLNTDSFISAASFQETTRVLTEAAIEGKSDWLRGLKENVIIGRLIPAGTGYNAYEESPAPELDPAYESAILDDDMVLQDVVLDDFTARSYDLEGNLSMLNDDEMIGGMSVEDSGPRRDGNGDFPGLGNGISLDDDDDLLIDDKTETL; encoded by the coding sequence ATGGCTGAGCAAGGGGCACCCCAAAACTCACTGATCTTTCGGAACCGCATCATTGACAAGAAGCAGCTTAAAAAGCTGATCTCGTGGTCGTTTACCCACCACGGCACCGCTCGCACCTCCCAGATGGCCGACCGCATCAAGGAGTTAGGCTTTAAGTACGCCACCCGCGCCGGGGTCTCCATCAGCGTGGAAGACCTTCAGGTGCCGCAAGAAAAGCGGCAGATGTTGGCTGCTGCCGAAGAGGATATTCGCATTACCGAAGAGCGTTACACCCGAGGTGAAATCACCGAGGTAGAGCGTCTAACTAAGGTAATTGACACCTGGAACGACACCAGCGAAGAGTTGAAGGATCAGGTGGTCAAGAACTTTAAAGAAAACAACCCGCTCAACTCGGTCTACATGATGGCATTCTCGGGAGCCCGAGGAAACATCTCCCAGGTCAGGCAGTTGGTGGGTATGCGGGGTCTGATGGCCAACCCCCAGGGAGAAATCATTGACTTACCCATTAAGACCAACTTCCGCGAAGGGCTGACCGTTACCGAGTACGTGATTTCCTCCTATGGTGCGCGGAAAGGCCTGGTAGATACGGCGCTACGCACCGCCGACTCGGGTTACCTCACCCGCCGTCTAGTCGACGTTTCCCAGGACGTGATCATCCGAGAGCACGACTGCGGTACGACCCGTGGCATTCCCCTGCGCAGCATGACTGACGGTGAGCGAGTGCTAATTCCCCTGGAGAATCGCCTACTGGGTCGGGTAGTGGCCGAGGATGTGGTTCATCCCCAAACCGGTGAAGTGCTGCTGGAGAAAGATCATCCCGTGTCTCCCGAGACGGCAGAAATGCTGGCCGAGGCTGGCGTAGAGGATGTCGTGGTGCGATCGCCTCTTACCTGCGAAGCCACCCGATCCGTATGCCGCCTCTGCTACGGCTGGAGTCTGGCTCACTCGGAAATGGTCGATCTGGGTGAAGCGGTAGGCATCATCGCCGCCCAGTCGATTGGTGAGCCTGGTACCCAGATGACCATGCGGACCTTCCACACCGGCGGTACGTTCACTGGCGAAGTGGCCCCCCGCATCCGGGCCAGCAAAGACGGTACCGTCAAATTGCCCAAAAACCTCAAGACCCGTGCCTTCCGCACCCGCTACGGGGAAGATGCCCTGATGCTGGAGTCGAACGCCGACGTAACCATCGAAGGCACCGGCAAAAACAAAACCGAATCTTTGCCCCAGGGCACCATTCTGTTTGTCAATGAAGGTGAAACCGTTCAGAAAGAGCAGCTTCTAGCCGAGTTGCCCTCCGCTGGCCGCACCCGCAAAGTGACCGAAAAAGCCACCAAAGACGTAACCTCCGACCTAGCTGGAGAAGTGAAATTTGCTGGCCTGGTACAGGAAGAAAAAACTGACCGCCAGGGCAACACCACTCGCCTGGCCCAGCGGGGCGGCCTGCTGTGGGTACTGGCAGGCGATGTCTACAACCTGCCCCCCAGTGCCGAGCCTGTGGTGCGCAACGGCGACTACGTCAACGCTGACGACACCCTAGCCGAAACCAAGCTCACCACCGAGCGAGGCGGCATGGTGCGTCTACCTGAGGCCGACGATGAAAAGGGGACTCGCGAAGTTGAGATCATCACCGCCTCGGTAATGCTCGATCAGGCTCAGGTCCGCAAAGAGCAGGGCCAAGGCCGCGAGCACTACTTCATCGAAACAGCCCACGGTCAGCGGTTCTCGCTAATTGCTACGCCAGGAGCCAAGGTGACTAGCGGCCAGGTGATCGCTGAATTAGAAGACGATCGCTTCCACACTCAAACTGGCGGCATCGTCAAGTTCTCGGGCGTTGATGTGGCCAAAAAAGGCAAGGGCAAGCAGGGCTATGAAGTCGTTCAGGGCGGCACCCTGCTGTGGATTCCCGAAGAAGCCCACGAGGTCAACAAAGACATCTCCCTGCTGATGGTGGAAGACGGCCAGTACCTGGAAGCCGGTACCGAAGTGGTCAAAGATATCTTCTGCCAAAACAGCGGTGTCGTTGAAGTTACCCAAAAGAATGACATTCTGCGGGAGATTTTGGTCAAGCCCGGCGACATTCACATGGTGGATGCCCCCGAGGATGTAATGGACCGCGACGGCACCCTAGTCAATGCTGGCGAAGAAGTCATGCCGGGTCTCGTGGCCGATGCTCTGCGCTACGTCGAGTACGTCGAAACCCCCGATGGCCCTGCCCTACTGCTGCGTCCGGTAGAAGAGTATGTGGTGCCCAACGAGCCTGCTGTCCCCAGTCAAGACAGTGCCGCCGATGCCACTGGCTCAATCAAGCTGCGTGCCATTCAGCGGATCCCCTTCAAAGATGGAGAACGGGTTAAGTCCGTGGTTGGAGTTGAGCTGCTACGCACTCAGCTAGTGCTCGACATCGAAGACGAGTCGCCCCACGTGGTCGCCGACATCGAGTTAGTACCCGACGACGATGATACTGACCTGATGCGCCTGCAAATGGTAGTGCTCGAAACCCAGGTGATTCGCCGCGACGTAGTGGCCGACCAAACCCAGGGCAGCACCGTGACCCGCCTGCTGGTGGAAGATGGTCAGCAAATTGAGCCAGGGGCCGTAGTGGCTCGTACCGAGATTCGCTGTAAAGAAGCGGGTGAGGTGCGTGGTATTCGGGAAGGGCAAGAGGCCATTCGCCGAGTGCTTGTGGTTCGGGAGACTGACCGGATGAAGGTCGATCTCCAAGGCAAGGAGCCAACCGTGCAAGTGGGAGACTTGGTAGTGGCCAACACTGACCTGGCCCCTGGCCTTAGCCATGAAGAGTCGGGTGAAGTCACAGCGATCGAGGGGGGAGAAATCTCCCTTCGCCTAGCCCGCCCCTACCGAGTATCTACCGGTGCTGTACTACACATTGAAGACGGCGACCTAGTACAGCGGGGTGACAACCTGGTGCTGCTGGTGTTTGAGCGGGCCAAGACTGGAGACATCATTCAGGGTCTACCTCGGATTGAAGAGCTGCTAGAGGCTCGCAAACCGAAGGAAGCCTGCGTTTTAGCTGAGCGGCCTGGGAATGCCCAGGTGGTCTACAGCGATGATGAAACCGTAGAGGTCAAAATCATCGAAGACGATGGCGTAGTCACTGAGTACCCGGTGAGCCCTGGCCAAAACGTCATTGTCTCTGACGGTCAGCGGGTCAGCACCGCTGAACACCTCACCGACGGTCCCGCTAACCCACACCAGATTTTGGAGGTGTTCTTCAAGTACAACCTCAGCCTGGGCCAGGGTATCCACGATGCGGCATTGGGAGCGCTGCAAAAGGTGCAGTCGTTCTTGGTGAACGAAGTGCAGTCGGTGTATCAATCCCAGGGCATTGACATCTCCGACAAACACACAGAAGTGATTGTGCGGCAGATGTCGTCGAAGTGCCGGATCGACGACGGCGGCGATACTACCATGCTGCCCGGCGAACTAGTGGAGATCTACCAGGTAGAGCAGGTCAACGAGGCCATGGCCATTACTGGTGGTGCCCCGGCAGAATATACTCCGGTGCTGCTAGGAATCACCAAAGCTTCGCTGAATACCGACAGCTTCATCTCTGCCGCTAGCTTCCAGGAGACAACTCGAGTGCTAACAGAAGCAGCCATTGAAGGCAAGTCTGACTGGCTGCGGGGCCTGAAGGAGAACGTCATCATTGGGCGGTTGATTCCGGCGGGCACGGGCTACAACGCCTACGAAGAATCCCCGGCCCCTGAGCTTGACCCTGCCTATGAGTCGGCCATTTTGGACGATGATATGGTGCTTCAGGATGTGGTGCTGGATGATTTTACAGCCCGCAGTTATGACCTGGAGGGCAACCTCAGCATGCTCAATGACGATGAGATGATTGGTGGCATGTCTGTAGAGGATAGTGGCCCTCGCCGCGACGGCAATGGCGACTTCCCCGGACTCGGCAACGGGATTAGCCTCGATGACGACGACGACCTGCTAATTGACGACAAAACCGAAACCCTCTAG
- a CDS encoding glutathione S-transferase family protein, with protein sequence MTTAPLSWSALEEMADFSVDLVNGPTNAQSRLRLFGQPESAVRVTLYRDNHAWCPYCQKVWLWLEEKQVPYRIEKVTMFCYGEKEAWYKRKVPSGMLPALELDGQMITESDDILLALEHAFGPLVWGMKDPAVVPLRQLERLLFRAWCMWLCQPARSPAVDQRAGEQFVGIVQRVEQALASTPGPFFLPEFSTADVVFVPYVERMNASLYYYKGYSLREENPRLGAWFDGLESRATYRGTQSDFHTHVHDLPPQMGGCYENDLPQTKRNQTQVDLGPWFGLPDVAYPEPETSRREALTRMVKHRENIIKVNPAAADVIDAALRCALTYLMTGEPCEPPAGADLGLRYLRDRINVPRDMSIYAAKRLREALEATAALAGEAQPEPLPIRHRRDQDPANFAA encoded by the coding sequence ATGACAACTGCCCCCTTGAGCTGGTCGGCCCTGGAAGAGATGGCCGATTTTTCTGTGGACCTGGTGAATGGGCCAACTAACGCTCAGTCTCGGTTGCGCCTGTTTGGTCAGCCCGAATCGGCGGTGCGGGTAACGCTGTACCGCGATAACCATGCCTGGTGCCCCTACTGCCAAAAGGTGTGGCTGTGGCTGGAAGAAAAGCAGGTGCCCTACCGCATCGAAAAGGTCACCATGTTTTGCTACGGCGAGAAGGAAGCCTGGTATAAGCGCAAGGTGCCTTCGGGGATGCTGCCCGCCCTGGAACTGGACGGGCAGATGATTACCGAAAGCGACGACATTTTGCTGGCCCTAGAACATGCCTTTGGCCCATTGGTCTGGGGAATGAAAGACCCGGCGGTGGTGCCCCTGCGTCAGCTAGAGCGGCTGCTGTTTCGGGCCTGGTGTATGTGGCTGTGCCAGCCCGCGCGATCGCCTGCGGTAGACCAGCGGGCCGGGGAGCAGTTTGTGGGTATTGTGCAGCGGGTTGAGCAAGCCCTGGCCAGCACCCCCGGCCCGTTCTTTTTGCCGGAGTTTAGCACCGCCGATGTGGTGTTTGTGCCCTACGTAGAGCGCATGAACGCCAGCCTCTACTACTACAAGGGCTATTCGCTGCGCGAGGAGAACCCCCGTTTGGGGGCGTGGTTTGACGGGCTGGAGAGCCGCGCCACCTATCGCGGCACCCAGAGCGACTTTCACACCCACGTGCACGACCTGCCACCGCAGATGGGCGGCTGCTACGAGAATGATTTGCCCCAGACGAAACGCAACCAAACTCAGGTAGACCTTGGCCCCTGGTTTGGTCTGCCCGATGTCGCCTACCCGGAACCAGAGACCTCTCGCCGAGAAGCCCTGACCCGCATGGTGAAGCACCGCGAGAACATTATTAAGGTTAACCCTGCCGCTGCCGATGTGATTGACGCTGCCCTGCGCTGTGCATTGACTTATCTAATGACGGGGGAGCCCTGCGAACCGCCAGCGGGGGCAGACTTGGGACTGCGGTATCTGCGCGATCGCATCAACGTGCCCCGCGACATGTCAATCTACGCCGCCAAACGCCTGCGCGAAGCCCTGGAAGCCACCGCAGCCCTAGCCGGAGAGGCCCAACCAGAACCGTTGCCCATCCGTCATCGCCGCGATCAAGACCCGGCAAATTTTGCTGCTTAG
- the rnc gene encoding ribonuclease III — MSDLPLFRLRQLQRCMQELGLPADKSFDWVSLDRALTHKSVDAVHNYEQLELLGDAVLRLAATECLQETFPKASVGELSAVRSVLISDRTLGQLAEELGLASYLTVAPTMQVGPTHLADALEAVVAVLYLDTHTLKRVRSWLDNDLRRLADLVRLDPARQNYKVALQELTQAHSKALPQYRTTEQRPVDGDPQRFESTVWFRETCWGSGYGSTKKQAEQAAAAIAYDRLSAALTHDQPSVP; from the coding sequence GTGTCAGATTTACCATTGTTTCGGTTACGGCAGCTCCAGCGCTGCATGCAGGAACTGGGACTACCTGCCGACAAAAGCTTTGACTGGGTTTCTCTCGATCGGGCGCTGACCCACAAGTCTGTAGACGCTGTCCATAACTACGAGCAGCTAGAGCTGTTGGGGGATGCGGTACTGCGCTTGGCGGCAACGGAATGTTTGCAAGAGACGTTTCCTAAGGCATCGGTGGGAGAGCTGTCGGCGGTGCGATCGGTGCTGATTAGCGATCGCACCCTGGGGCAACTGGCCGAGGAGCTAGGTTTAGCCTCCTACCTAACGGTAGCTCCTACTATGCAGGTCGGCCCCACCCATTTGGCCGATGCCCTTGAGGCCGTAGTAGCGGTGCTGTACTTAGACACTCACACCTTAAAGCGCGTGCGATCTTGGCTAGACAACGATTTACGACGACTGGCCGACCTCGTCCGCCTAGACCCGGCTCGCCAAAACTATAAAGTAGCCCTGCAAGAACTCACCCAGGCCCATAGCAAAGCACTGCCCCAGTACCGCACTACCGAGCAGCGCCCCGTTGACGGCGATCCCCAACGATTTGAATCTACAGTGTGGTTTCGGGAAACCTGCTGGGGTAGTGGTTATGGCTCTACCAAAAAGCAGGCTGAGCAGGCCGCTGCTGCCATAGCCTACGATCGCCTTTCTGCGGCCCTTACCCATGATCAGCCCTCGGTCCCTTAA
- the mutL gene encoding DNA mismatch repair endonuclease MutL, with product MAPNSPIQPLPGDVIHSIAAGEVIDSLAAVVRELVENALDAQATHITIALWPDQGRVQVADNGIAMTLDDLCQAAVPHSTSKIRTQADLWQVHSLGFRGEALHSLAQVAQLELCSRPAGASSGWRVIYSAQGEPIETTPVALAPGTVATVTDLFSRWPARGQRLPAIARQITQVQRVIYHCALAHPTVTWTAQLSDRPWLALTPSPSAKGLLPQMVRTVSEVDLQEGWQSAPWAEQDDLASQTGLYGVIGLPDRCHRPRPDWVKLAVNGRLVTVPELEQSIINGFRHTLPRHRYPLVFMHLTVAHHHVDWNRRPDKSTLYLHQLDQWAALCQSHVETLLSQNPAARLDQPQQQRVTQLLKTAEPSGAYGLATLSDGLPYRDRPSTLRAIAQVHDRYILAEQPDGLCLIEQHIAHERVLYERLQARWRLVPLVTPVVLEGLSDNQIEQLQRLGLAPEDFGPSRWAIRQAPEPLCDRDDLPDALVELSRGGNLDTAQVAIACRTAIRNGTPLDLATMQTLLDDWQQTRNPRTCPHGRPICLTLSETSLARFFRRSWVIGKSHGI from the coding sequence GTGGCCCCCAACAGCCCCATTCAGCCTCTGCCCGGAGATGTGATTCACAGCATCGCCGCTGGAGAGGTGATCGACTCTTTGGCAGCAGTGGTACGAGAACTGGTTGAAAATGCCTTAGATGCCCAGGCTACCCACATCACCATTGCCCTCTGGCCCGATCAGGGACGAGTGCAGGTAGCCGACAACGGCATCGCCATGACCCTCGATGATCTATGTCAAGCGGCAGTGCCCCACAGCACTAGCAAAATTCGCACCCAGGCTGATCTATGGCAGGTGCATAGCCTGGGGTTTCGGGGAGAAGCCTTGCACAGTTTGGCCCAGGTAGCCCAGCTTGAGCTGTGCAGTCGTCCCGCCGGAGCGTCGTCGGGCTGGCGGGTGATCTATTCTGCCCAAGGCGAACCGATAGAGACAACGCCAGTGGCGCTAGCCCCTGGCACCGTGGCTACGGTGACCGATCTGTTTAGCCGTTGGCCAGCTCGTGGGCAGCGGCTACCGGCGATCGCCCGTCAGATCACCCAGGTGCAGCGGGTGATTTACCACTGTGCCCTCGCCCATCCCACGGTGACCTGGACAGCGCAGCTGAGCGATCGCCCCTGGTTGGCGTTGACCCCTAGCCCCAGTGCCAAGGGACTGCTGCCTCAGATGGTGCGGACGGTTAGCGAGGTTGACCTGCAAGAGGGCTGGCAGTCAGCCCCCTGGGCCGAGCAGGATGATCTGGCCTCGCAGACGGGCCTCTATGGCGTGATTGGCCTGCCCGATCGCTGCCACCGCCCCCGCCCTGACTGGGTCAAGTTGGCGGTCAATGGCCGTCTGGTGACAGTGCCCGAGCTAGAGCAGAGTATTATCAATGGGTTTCGCCATACTCTGCCCCGCCATCGCTACCCTCTGGTGTTTATGCATCTGACCGTGGCCCACCACCACGTCGATTGGAACCGCCGCCCCGATAAAAGCACGCTGTATTTGCATCAGCTCGACCAGTGGGCTGCCCTCTGTCAGAGCCACGTTGAGACTCTGTTGAGCCAAAATCCTGCTGCACGACTCGATCAACCCCAACAACAGCGGGTCACGCAGCTGCTCAAAACGGCAGAACCCAGCGGGGCCTACGGCCTAGCCACCCTGTCCGATGGGTTGCCGTACCGCGATCGCCCCAGCACCCTACGGGCGATCGCCCAGGTGCACGATCGCTACATTTTGGCCGAACAACCCGATGGTCTCTGCCTGATCGAGCAGCACATTGCCCATGAGCGGGTGCTCTACGAACGCCTGCAAGCCCGATGGCGGCTGGTGCCCTTGGTCACCCCAGTGGTGCTGGAGGGCCTGAGCGACAACCAGATCGAGCAGCTTCAGCGCTTAGGGCTAGCCCCAGAGGACTTTGGCCCTAGCCGCTGGGCTATCCGCCAAGCCCCGGAGCCGTTGTGCGATCGCGACGATCTGCCCGATGCTCTAGTCGAACTCAGCCGGGGGGGGAATCTAGATACAGCCCAGGTGGCGATCGCCTGTCGCACCGCCATTCGCAACGGCACCCCGCTTGATCTGGCCACCATGCAAACCCTGCTTGACGATTGGCAGCAAACCCGCAACCCCCGCACCTGCCCCCACGGCAGACCCATTTGCCTCACCCTGAGCGAAACCAGCCTGGCCCGCTTCTTTCGCCGCAGCTGGGTAATCGGCAAAAGCCACGGCATTTAG
- a CDS encoding rhodanese-like domain-containing protein, protein MHRLFGLLPKPSPLRPESRVYDLKERLDWGEPALTIIDVRDRTEFNHSHITGAISIPVDTLLATAANCFEVTRDLYIYSNTDDESTVVAEQLRKAGFSRVAIVRGGVAAWKAAGFPVEVVTTTVA, encoded by the coding sequence ATGCACCGCTTATTTGGCCTTCTGCCTAAACCCTCGCCCTTACGACCCGAATCTCGCGTTTACGACCTCAAAGAGCGGCTAGACTGGGGCGAACCGGCGCTCACCATCATTGATGTGCGCGATCGCACTGAATTTAACCACAGCCACATTACGGGTGCTATCTCCATACCGGTAGACACGCTGCTGGCTACAGCCGCCAACTGTTTTGAAGTCACCCGCGATCTCTATATCTATAGCAACACCGACGATGAATCGACCGTCGTCGCCGAGCAGTTGCGTAAAGCAGGTTTCTCGCGGGTAGCCATTGTGCGGGGTGGCGTTGCGGCATGGAAGGCAGCGGGTTTCCCCGTAGAAGTCGTCACAACGACAGTGGCTTAA